The nucleotide sequence TATACCGCTCAAAGAACTAAGCCTGACATTTATCAACGATTTTGAATACTTTCTGCGGGAAGAAAAGAAATGCCGTACCAATACCGTGTGGGGATATATGATTGTTTTGAAGCATATTATTTCCATTGCACGGAATACCGGACTATTGCCGTTCAATCCCTTTGCCGGATATATCAACAGTCCCGAAAGCGTGGACAGGGGGTATCTTACAGAAGAGGAAATACAGACACTTATAGAGGCTCCCATGAAAAATAAAACATACGAACTGGTGCGCGACCTTTTCGTTTTTTCTATTTTCACCGGCTTGTCGTATGCGGATGTGAAAAAACTCACCACCGACAACCTGCAAACGTTCTTTGACGGCAACCTATGGATTATTACCCGCAGACGAAAGACTAACACAGATTCCAATATCCGGCTATTAGATGTTCCCAAGCGGATAATAGAAAAATACAAGGGCTTAACGGGAGATAATCGTGTTTTCCCTGTTCCGAGTAACAGCAGTTGCAACGAGAAACTGAAAAAGATAGGCGTACAGTGTGGTATCAAAACCCGGCTGACCTATCATGTCGCAAGGCATTCCGCGGCCACGACTATCCTTTTATCGCACGGCGTACCCATCGAAACCGTGAGCCGTATTCTCGGACACACGAATATCAAAACCACGCAGATATATGCCCGAATCACTAATCAAAAGATAAGTCGGGATATGGAAGCCCTTTCGCACAAGTTGGAGGGTATGGAGAAGAATATCTGTGAAGCTATCTAAACCTGTCGGCATACTGTACCCGCTATCTTCAGTGTAGCGGGTATGGCTGCTATCAGAGTTTAACCGCAGCGACCCCAATGGGCTTTTAAAGAAAAGCCGTAGCTTATTAGGGCATTTTTTTAACGCATCCGTTTCACTACTGCTAAAAATGCCCCAATAAGCCAAAGGGTAAACCCTCTGGACACCCTAAAGCGGCCTTCCGACCGCAACCGCTTCGGGCGGTTATCATAATAAATTATCGACTTAAAATTTACCTACACAAATGGGATTTGTCGTATTACATATACAGAAGCCGAAAGGCAACGATGCTCGAACGACGGCGCATATAGAACGGACGGTACAGCCGGGCAACGCCGATCCGGAACGAAAGGACCTCAACAAAGAGTTTATCACTTTTCCGGACGGAGTGGAGAACCGGACACAGGCGATACAGCACCGGATAGAGAACGCAGGGATAACCCGTAAAATCAGGGAGAATCAGGTACGTGCGTTACAGGTCATGCTGTCAGGTACTCCCGAAGATATGCAACGCATACAGAACGAGGGAAAAATAGATGACTGGTGTCAGAGTAATATTGATTGGTTACAAGATACGTTCGGAAAAGAAAACGTTGTATCAGCTGTTTTACACATGGACGAGAAAACTCCACATATCCACGCTACGGTAGTTCCTATCGTATCCGGTGAAAGAAGAAAAGCCAAACAGGAAGAGAACAATGGCAAGAAGAAATACCGGAAAAAGCCTAAAGATACCATCCGGCTCTGCGCCGATGATGTGATGACACGCGATAATCTGGAACGGTTTCAGGATACATACGCCGAGAAAATGCAGAAATACGGATTGCAACGGGGTATCAAAGGCTCTGATGCCCGGCATATCTCTACGCCCCAATATTACAGAGAGTTATTCGCCCAAAACGAAGACCTGAAAGAAAATATAGAATATCTGCAAGAGGAAAAGCAGGAGGTTTACGAAAAAGTACGGGATATGTACGACCGAAAGGACGAAGCCCGGGAGAAGTTCCTGAACATGCACGAATATACCCAAAGGAAAAAAACGGAAATATCCGACCTTGAAACTCGTATAGAACAGCTAAAACTGGATTATGAACCTTACAAGGCGCAAGACGATATAAATTTGCTATTCGATGTATTTCCTCATTTAAGCGAACGGCTACGGATAGCGCAGTTATGCAAGGGTATCGGATTGACAATAGACACCATTAAGCTGTTATTTAAGGGTGAAGCCGTATCGGTTACGGGTAAGCTCCATTCGCCCGAACATAATCATTCCTTCAACGTGCAGGATGCCAAATTACAGCTATTTAAGGAGAGCAAGGACTCCGACAGGCTGAAATTATCTATCAACGGACAGAATATCATCGACTGGTTCAAAGAGAAGTATCAAGAAATCCGGCAGGTGGTTAGACCGCATATCAAGCCTGCTCCACCCACACCGAAGAAAGGGAGAGGAATATAAGTCTACCCAAAGCTGAAACTAAATAAAGGCAAAGGTTTTAGATAGTATAGTATGTTTGATTTGCAGAGATTTACTACTTTTGCAGTCAGAAACTTTAAAAAATAGTATTGATGATGAAGTACTTGAAACTTACCCCGATTTTACTCTTTTTAGTTATTGCTTCTGCCTGCGGAACGATAAACAAAACAACTATTTCTGATTCGGCAGACTTATCAAAATATAATTATGCTACTATAACTGATGTAGAGGGATATGGTGGATCTCCGGTATTAATGGATCTATCTGTAAGGATATATGATGCTCTTTCTAAGACCAGATTGACGGTAATTGGGGACAAGCAAATTGAAGCTCTTTCTTTACCTCAAAAACAGGAATTATTGCTTGTAAGATATACTGCAACGCAGAATGATGCCGAGTCTGTTGTCAGTATAAATTTTGTAGAATACTTGTCTGGCAGACCTGTGGCATCTTTTCGTGGTGCATATGGGTTGGGATGGGGAGTAGAACAAGATATGAATCGTGCTATTAATAATGCTATAGAGCAAATGAAAAAACACTTTTAAGATATGAATCAGAAACTCCAAAATAAGATTGAGGCTACAGATACGAGTATCAGTAAATTACTGAAAGATCAAAAATTCACAATTGATTATTTTCAAAGAGAGTATAGGTGGCAAGAGAAACATATTAGACTTTTAATAGAAGACCTTTCCACTACATTTTTAAAATCTTACAAGGACGGCGATAAGCGATCTGAAGTTGCAAATTATCAGAATTATTATTTGGGTCCCGTAGTTTTTAATATTAATGAGGACGGCAAAAAATCCATTATTGACGGACAGCAGAGAATAACCTCAATTACCCTTTTGCTTATATACCTGAACCACCTGCAAGCTGAATGTCCCCAAAAGATTAATATCACTCACTTAATTTTTTCTGAGAAATATGGCGAGAAGTCATTTAATATGTCCGATGATTCACGGGAAGAATGCTTAACTTCATTATTTGAGAAAGGAGATTATACACTTCAGGATAATGATGACGAGACAGTAATTAATATGCTTGAAAGATACGAGGATATAGTCGAATCATTTCCGGAAGAATTAACTGGTGAGGCTCTCCCTTATTTCATCGATTGGTTTATAGATAATGTAGTAATTGTCGAGATTACGGCATATTCGGATGAAAATGCTTATACAATCTTTGAAACCATGAATGACAGGGGATTAAACCTTACTCCTACAGAAATGTTAAAGGGTTATATACTCTCAAAAATCACAAATAAAAAACAAAGGACTGAAATAAATGATTTATGGAAAGATGAGATTCAGAAGCTGCATGAATATGACGAGAATGCAGACCAAAGCTTTTTTCAGGCATGGTTTCGAGGCAAGTATGCAAACACAATCCGTCCGGGGAAAGCTGGTTCTGAAAACCAAGACTTTGAATTAATTGGCTCCCGTTTTCATAATTGGTTTAAAGATAATCACAAGTCTATATTCAACTTATCGTCTTCTGATGATTTCTATTCTTTTTTTAAGAGATATTTTCCATTCTATGTGAAAATATTTATTAACATGTGGAAAGATCAGGCTCATTATAATCCTAAAACTCCGCACTTACATTACATAAATCATTGGGGTATTGCCGAATCTTTACAGGATCCATTGTTGATGGCCTCGATTAATATTGACGATAATCCATCTGTAATAAATCAGAAACTTGATTTTGTTGCAAGGTTCATAGAAACATTTACTGTAAGAAGAAGTGTCAACTATAGAAAGTTTGGACAAACTGCTATTAAGTATTCCATTTTCAACATAATACGACTAATCCGCGATAATGATTTGGATAAATTGTCCCACAATCTTATCAAAGAAACGGAAAGGATAGATGAACAATGGGATGGAGTATGGTATTTCGGATTACATGGGATGAACAGGAAGTTTGTTAAACATTTATTATCAAGAGTTTCCAGCTACCTCGATAATCTGGTTGGAAAAGACACGACTTACGTTACTTATCATCATCCGAACGGCAAACAATTTGAAATTGAACACATATGGGCCGACAAGTTCGAAGAGCATACGGATGAATTTGAGCAAAAATCTGAGTTTAATAAATGGCGAAATTCCGCAGGGGCTTTACTGTTACTACCTCATGGAACTAATCAGTCTTTTAATAGTGATAAATATGCAGATAAAATAGAACATTACCTAAAAGAGAATACATACGCACAAACTCTGCACCCTAATTACTATATCAAGAATCCGAATTTTTTAAAGTCTGATATAATAAAAGATTTAGACTTTAAACCCCATCATGACTTTAAAAAGGATGACATTGCTGAAAGACAGAGATTGCTTCAACGAATTTGCGAGAAGCTCTGGTCACCAGAGTATTATAACGAAAGCCTTATAGTATCGGAAACGAAATAATATCAGAAGAAAGCATGGTAGATGTTAATGATTATAGTAGTGAAGTAAATTGTATCTATAAAGGAGAAAAATACTCTGTTCGTGATAATGGGGCTATTTTACGTCATCCTTGCGAGGGTAAACGCCCGCGACCAAACGATAACCATTGGACATTCGGTAAGCCAAACAATAAAACTGGCTATATGGAAATAGCCTCTGTTCGCGTACATAGAATAGTTGCAACTGCGTTTCATGGAGAACCACCAACGAAAGAACATGTAGTCGATCATATTGATACTAACAAGCGGAATAACCGAGCGAAAAATCTACGGTGGGTTACAAGATTGGAAAACGTATTGCTTAATCCAATTACGGCAAAGCGTATAGCGTATGTTTGTGGGAGTGTAGAGGCATTTTTGTCTGATCCGGCAAAATACCGTGATATGTTCTCAGAACCGTATGAACAATGGATGCAGACAGTTAGTACAGAAGAAGCCCAAATAAGTTTGGAGCGGATGTTAGCATGGGCTAAGAGCGATAAACCGTCAAAAAGTGGGACATCTTTGGATAAATGGATTTTTACTCGGAATAATTTACAGGGCGAACAAACAATAGTGGCTCCGGAAGAACCTGATTTTATAATATCTTTAACACCTGGGGCGGTACAACGCAACTGGCGTACACCTTCTGAATTTCCATGTACACCTCACGAAATGGGGAATAGTTCTTTAACTGCCTACGCCGATAATTTGAAAGAGGGAACTGTTTTTTCTCAAAATATATATGGTTCATCCTTAGTGGTAAATAGTGGATTTTCCGAAGATCGCCAATCACTATATGTGATGACAGAATCATCTGATGGTGAAGAGTCGGTTAAGCGTTATGCACTTGCAGAGGTTACTTATGAAGATAACCTTTTCATTCATACAGGGCGTACATTCTTTTCTAAAGAGGGAGCGGAGAAACAATTCACTCTTGCCCAAGGTTTTGAATGGAGTGGTGGCGATTCTATTGATGATTATTGCTGAATGAATAGCCCCTTCTTTATCCGAACACAAAGATATATTCCAAGAATGGAACGGCAACACCGAGCCGCAAGCGGTTTTTGTAGATTTCTTCCTTTTCGTTCCGAAAAGAGTAAATCTACAAAAAGTATTGCCTAATTCATTCTTTCCATAGGAGAGGTGTTTACCGGATAAAGAAAGAGAAAAAATATGCGTATAGTCTCAGAAATATTGCTTATTTTTGGCGTGAGTTATTTGATTGTATTGTACCGCAAAACGCTGAGATACGCACGGTTACTAAATCGTTACTTCTGAAATTCAAAAACTCTGCGAAAGGTTTATTCTTCAACAGGTTAAGTCAAACCGATGAAAATCTAAAATAAATAATCCGGAATATCCGGTATGGATCGGTCAAATGTCTTAACTATCAGGGATTGTCCGGGCGCTAATTGAAGATATATCTCTGTTTTTCCGTCACGTTTTCTCAGATTTGCTTTTCCCTTCTCACCGGTAAGCGGATCATATATCATAGCGGTTTGTGCATTTACGGACAAACCGACCCAATTATCCAGATGATTATTCTCCAGCATAGCAATAAAATAAAAATGGCCATCTTTATGCTTGCGACGAATTGTCTGAACTGCATATTCGACCTTTATTTCTTCCGGTTTCGCCGAAGACGCCTGTAACAACTTCAGGTAGTCTTTCCCGGATAATATATTGCCTTTTCCTACAGCCTGTATTACTATGGAATCATTAAAATCATCATTCCGTATATCGGCAAGTATTTTTTGGAATGCATTTCTGCGACGTTCCAGATCATGTAATCCCGGAACATCTTCAGGAAACCGATCCGTGAATATTACAGTAGCACCGTCTTTGGCCAGTTCAATTAATTTGGCCAATGTTTCGTAAGGCATATACCGGACATCCGGGACTATAATGGCTTTATAAGAGGCTCCCGGAGTCTGCAGAAGATGGTTGCAGACACTGGTCTGTAAAATATACCGGTCCGAGATATAGTCCACATCAAAACCAAGAGACTGGATATTGACCACCCATTCAAAAAAAGCGGGCATCAGGTGTTTCATCCTGTGAATATCAAACATGAGGTACATACCTGACTGTTGTTGCCATATATCATAGATAGGCAGATAAACCAAAAAGTCATTGTCCGGCTCACCATGTTGCAAAAATGACTGTGTCCGGGTAATATACTCGTTCAATCCTTTTATATCCCTGAAAATAGTATTGTTGGCATTCAGGTTGACGGACGCATAAAACAGCCATCCCGGCCAGGGTACATCTTTGGGTGAATAAGGCGAACCATGATAATGCATATGGTTCACCCCTGCAACAAACATCTGGTCGATTTCCGGTTTCATTTGGGATAAAGAGGTCCTGAAATGTTCAGTCAACCAGGTAAAGGTTTCGGATGACACCTGTTTTTTTCCGGTAATGTGTGCCGCTGAAGAAGCATATTTCAATACAGACGGATGGGAATCACTTTCTTTCATCCCACTGTCAATACGAAGGCCGGGAATGTCAAAAAATGTTCTCCCGAAAGACTCGCATTCCGGAATATCAACCGCAGCATATAAATCGATCAGGTTTCCCGGAGATCCATGAGCCTGACTCCGTGTAACAGATCCACGCGCATGTGCCCAATCCGTCCAGGGAATGGTAAACTCGTTCAACAACAGTTCAGCAATAGTTTGCCGGTAATCACAAACCACACGCGCACAAATATCCGGATCTCCTTCCCTGTTCAATTCAGGAAGATATTCCTGTAACCTGTAACCCCGCCTTTTTTCAAATTCTTCCATTAGGTTTTCCGACCAGTTTGCGCCATATACTTCGTACGAATCGTTAAAAAAATGATCTGGCCATGATGCTCCTGCATCGGTAAAGGCCCGGTCAAAACGAGTAAGATAACGGTCCAGTGATCTCCGGGAATAATGATTGATCACCCATCCCTCGCCTCCGGGAGCCGCACGTTTTACTTTCTGTAATGTTTTACCATTAAACACAGTCCATATTGTCCAGTCCCCTTCCGGAACATCCCAGAGGAGTGTTGTTCCGGTTACACGATCCGTCAATTCTATTTTCTGTTCCTGACCATAAGCAACAACAGCAGCTATTGTCGCGACATCGGTTTGCCTGCGGTCATTTACGGTTATTTCTTTTTCCAAACGATAAGGGCCCTTTACTTTATATTGTTGAAATATGGCCTTACAAGCAGCATCATTGATCATTACATCAGGTCCGCCAAAAGGCCATCCGGTTCCGGTCGCCATATCAACAGACATGTCCAGTCTCTTTGCTTCCGCTTTCACATGTTGATACATATCCATCCACCGGGGTGATAAATAGTCAATATGCCTGCTTTCTGCGCTATCGATACCATAAATAGGTGTAATTTCAACACTTCCGATCCCGGCCTCTTTCAATTCTTCCATACTTATAGTTAATCCGGCTGAATCGACTGCATTACCCAGCCACCACCAACGAACCCCGGGTTTATTCTCCCTGCATGTTTCCGGCCAGGATGTGTCTACAGGGGAAGAACAGGCTGATATCCAAAAAAACAATAAACAACAGTATATTTCCCTCATTGATAAATTTATAAAAAGATTACTCTATTGATACAAAGATATAAATAACATGGTAATAATCAGCATTGGTCAGGTGCATTATATGCATGTAGCAAAAATTAGCTACATTTGTGCACTTTTTAATTTTTTACAAATGAAGCAATCTATCGCGTGGAAATCGGCACTTCTGGTTTTTGTGATCCTTTTATTCGATCAAATATTAAAAGTATGGGTAAAAACCAATATGAGTATTGGTGAAGATATACCTCTATTAGGAAACTGGTTTCACATTCATTTTGTAGAAAATCCGGGAATGGCATTTGGCTGGCAACTCGGCGGGAAGTGGGGAAAACTGGTATTAAGCCTGTTCCGGCTTGTAGCTATAGCAGCCATTATTTGGTATATACGCATCCTGATCCGGGAAAAAGCACCCAATGGTTTTATTTTATGCGTTTCACTCATCCTTGCCGGCGCTATGGGAAATATGATCGACTGTGCGTTTTACGGATTATTGTTCAGTGAAAGCAACTTCGGTATTGTTGCCGAATTTCTTCCCGAAGGGGGTGGATATGCACCGTTTTTATTCGGAAAAGTAGTGGATATGCTTTCTTTTCCGATCATTCATGGAACCTATCCCGGCTGGTTCCCTTTGGTAGGTGGAGAAGAATTCCTTTTCTTCCGTCCGGTATTTAATATCGCAGATTCTGCCGTAACTATAGGAGTGCTATCCATTATATTGTTTTACTGGAGTTACTTGAAAAATATCAGTAAATCCTGATTGAGTATTTTAAACTTCAAAAATGTTTTTTTTCTTATCCAAAACCATCGGACTGCTTACCAAACCTTTTTCATGGTTGGTGATCCTGATGATATTGGCTGTATTCCTCCGGAAACCCAAATGGAAAAGAATATGTTTGATTACGTCGTTGTTGGTATTACTTGTCTTCTCCAATCCATGGTTCCTGAATTTTTCACTCAGTAAATGGGAGCCTAAGCCAATAGATATCGACCAGTTAGATGGGATTTATGACATCGGCATTGTTCTGGGTGGCTTTGCCCGCTATTTACCCGAATACCAAAAGACCCAACTAAATGATGCCGGAGACCGTATTTGGCAAGCCATCTACCTTTACAAAAAAGGGAAAATCAAAAAAATACTCATCAGCGGAGGAGGAATAAAAGATACTAAGTCAGAAGCTGAAGCCACCAGGGAAAGTTTAATTTTATTCGGTATCCCTGATAGTGTGATCCTCTTCGAAACAGCTTCCAGGAATACCTTTGAAAACCTGAACAACAGTGCTGAAATTATCCGTTCCGTACAACCGGATGCCCGGTGTCTGGTCATCACTTCAGCCATACATATTCCCCGCGCAATGGGCTGCGCCAAAAAAGTAGGACTTCCGGTTGATGCCTTCCCGGCAGAGCATCTTACCCGTCATGATAAGCGGATATGGGCGGAATGGATCACTCCCCGCCCGGAAATACTCAAGGATTGGGACAGGTTGATCAATGAATGGGTAGGGATCCTGGCTTATAAGATACGAGGTTATCTATGAAAATGCTATATTATTTTTATAGATTGGCTCCCCATAAAAACATATCTTTGTATACAAAAAAATTAAGTGAAATTCAGGGTAACAGACAGCGACCAGCATAGTGCTGCCCGGTGTGGCATCGTCTCAACCTGCCATGGAGAGATCGAAACACCAATTTTTATGCCTGTGGGAACACAGGGAACCGTAAAAAGCATCAATCAACGCGATCTGGCAGATGATGTACAGGCACAAATTATTCTAGGAAATACTTATCATTTATTTCTGCGTCCGGGCCTTGATATCCTGGAGGGAGCAGGAGGGTTACACCGCTTTATAGGATGGAAACGCCCCATATTAACCGATAGCGGAGGATTCCAGGTGTTCTCATTATCCGACATCAGAAAATTAAAGGAAGATGGCGCTGAATTCCGTTCCCATATTGACGGCGCCAAACATTTTTTCACTCCTGAACGTGTGGTGGATATCCAACGTTCTATCGGAGCGGATATCATGATGGCTTTTGACGAATGCACTCCATATCCTTGTGATTTTCAATACGCCAAATCATCGATGGAACGAACATTACGATGGCTGGACCGCGGATTGAAACGTTTCGGGGAAACCGATCCTGTTTATGATTATCAACAAGCATTTTTCCCTATTGTACAAGGAAGCGTTTATCCTGAGCTTCGCCGGATCTCAGCAGAAAGGACAGCGGAAACTGACTGTCCCGGTAATGCTATCGGTGGACTGGCCGTTGGTGAGCCAGCCGACCAGATGTATGAAATGATACATCTGGTAAACCAGATCCTGCCTGAACATAAACCACGTTACCTGATGGGGGTGGGCACTCCTGTTAATATCTTGGAATCCATTTCATTAGGCGTAGACATGTTTGACTGTGTCATGCCTACCCGTAACGGGCGCAACGGTTCTATCTTCACCCGGGAGGGACAGATCAATATCAAAAATGAAAAATGGAAAAAAGATTATTCGCCAATTGAAGAAGGTGGCGCGTCTTTTGTTGATGAAATGTTTTCAAAAGCCTATCTTCGCCATTTGATTATTTCAAAGGAGATATTAGGCGCACAAATATCCAGTCTTCACAATGTTGCTTTTTATTTATGGTTAACACGCGAGGCAAGAAAACAAATCAAAGAAGGCAATTTTGCCGGTTGGAAAATTGAAATGGTAGAGAAATTATCAAGAAAATTATGAGATTTCTAAGAAAATTAAAATTAGGCATCCTGGATTGGTACATCATCAAGAAGTTCCTTGGTACTTTTTTCTTTTCGATGTTATTGATCATTGTCATTGTTATTGTCTTCGATATCTCTGAAAAAATCGACGATTTCCTTGAAAAGAAAGTCCCGTTAAATGCCATTATTTTTGAATATTACGTCAATTTTGTCCCGTATTTTGTTACTATGTTCAGTTCCCTGTTCATTTTTATCGCGGTGATCTTCTTTACCTCGAAGTTGGCGTACAACACCGAAATTATTGCTATCCTGAGTAGTGGGATCAGCTTCCGGAGATTTCTATACCCTTATTTTATCAGTTCTTGTTTTCTGGTGATTTTTACTTTCTTCCTGAATGATGTGATCATGCCTTCGGCCAATCAGAAACGTCTGGCATTCGATGACAAATACATCAAAAAGCCGGTGATGTATTTGCAGCAAAATGTGCATAAACAGGTTGAACCCGGATTATTTGTATACCTGGAATCATTCAGTAATGCTACCGAACAGGCATACCGTTTTTCCATGGAAAGATTTGACGGGGACCGTTTGGTATCCAAACTCATATCTGACAAAGCTCTATGGGACAAGAAAAAGGAAAAATGGACCGTGGTAAAATACCATATCCGGGATATTGATTCTTTGGGTAATGAAACCATTACTTCCGGCGAAAGAATCGACACTACCATCAATCTGCATCCCAGTGAATTCAAAAGACGCGAGAATTTCACAGAACAGATGAAT is from Bacteroidales bacterium and encodes:
- a CDS encoding LptF/LptG family permease translates to MRFLRKLKLGILDWYIIKKFLGTFFFSMLLIIVIVIVFDISEKIDDFLEKKVPLNAIIFEYYVNFVPYFVTMFSSLFIFIAVIFFTSKLAYNTEIIAILSSGISFRRFLYPYFISSCFLVIFTFFLNDVIMPSANQKRLAFDDKYIKKPVMYLQQNVHKQVEPGLFVYLESFSNATEQAYRFSMERFDGDRLVSKLISDKALWDKKKEKWTVVKYHIRDIDSLGNETITSGERIDTTINLHPSEFKRRENFTEQMNMGELKDFIDELRMQGADNINQYIIDLQERIANPFSTFILTLIGVSLSTRKVRGGIGIHIAIGITICFLYILFMQFSSEFATKGNLSPFIAAWIPNIIFGIVGIILYRMAPK
- a CDS encoding HNH endonuclease, which encodes MVDVNDYSSEVNCIYKGEKYSVRDNGAILRHPCEGKRPRPNDNHWTFGKPNNKTGYMEIASVRVHRIVATAFHGEPPTKEHVVDHIDTNKRNNRAKNLRWVTRLENVLLNPITAKRIAYVCGSVEAFLSDPAKYRDMFSEPYEQWMQTVSTEEAQISLERMLAWAKSDKPSKSGTSLDKWIFTRNNLQGEQTIVAPEEPDFIISLTPGAVQRNWRTPSEFPCTPHEMGNSSLTAYADNLKEGTVFSQNIYGSSLVVNSGFSEDRQSLYVMTESSDGEESVKRYALAEVTYEDNLFIHTGRTFFSKEGAEKQFTLAQGFEWSGGDSIDDYC
- a CDS encoding lipoprotein signal peptidase yields the protein MKQSIAWKSALLVFVILLFDQILKVWVKTNMSIGEDIPLLGNWFHIHFVENPGMAFGWQLGGKWGKLVLSLFRLVAIAAIIWYIRILIREKAPNGFILCVSLILAGAMGNMIDCAFYGLLFSESNFGIVAEFLPEGGGYAPFLFGKVVDMLSFPIIHGTYPGWFPLVGGEEFLFFRPVFNIADSAVTIGVLSIILFYWSYLKNISKS
- a CDS encoding glycosyl hydrolase family 2 — translated: MREIYCCLLFFWISACSSPVDTSWPETCRENKPGVRWWWLGNAVDSAGLTISMEELKEAGIGSVEITPIYGIDSAESRHIDYLSPRWMDMYQHVKAEAKRLDMSVDMATGTGWPFGGPDVMINDAACKAIFQQYKVKGPYRLEKEITVNDRRQTDVATIAAVVAYGQEQKIELTDRVTGTTLLWDVPEGDWTIWTVFNGKTLQKVKRAAPGGEGWVINHYSRRSLDRYLTRFDRAFTDAGASWPDHFFNDSYEVYGANWSENLMEEFEKRRGYRLQEYLPELNREGDPDICARVVCDYRQTIAELLLNEFTIPWTDWAHARGSVTRSQAHGSPGNLIDLYAAVDIPECESFGRTFFDIPGLRIDSGMKESDSHPSVLKYASSAAHITGKKQVSSETFTWLTEHFRTSLSQMKPEIDQMFVAGVNHMHYHGSPYSPKDVPWPGWLFYASVNLNANNTIFRDIKGLNEYITRTQSFLQHGEPDNDFLVYLPIYDIWQQQSGMYLMFDIHRMKHLMPAFFEWVVNIQSLGFDVDYISDRYILQTSVCNHLLQTPGASYKAIIVPDVRYMPYETLAKLIELAKDGATVIFTDRFPEDVPGLHDLERRRNAFQKILADIRNDDFNDSIVIQAVGKGNILSGKDYLKLLQASSAKPEEIKVEYAVQTIRRKHKDGHFYFIAMLENNHLDNWVGLSVNAQTAMIYDPLTGEKGKANLRKRDGKTEIYLQLAPGQSLIVKTFDRSIPDIPDYLF
- a CDS encoding site-specific integrase, with translation MRSTFKVLFYVKKGSEKPNGNLPLMCRITVDGEVKQFSCKMDIPLHLWDVKNNRAPGKSAEAQKINRAIDKIRVDINRRYQELMQADGYVTATKLKNAYLGIGVKQETLLKLFEQHNAEFEKKVGYSRAQGTFARYRTVCKHIREFLPSTYHREDIPLKELSLTFINDFEYFLREEKKCRTNTVWGYMIVLKHIISIARNTGLLPFNPFAGYINSPESVDRGYLTEEEIQTLIEAPMKNKTYELVRDLFVFSIFTGLSYADVKKLTTDNLQTFFDGNLWIITRRRKTNTDSNIRLLDVPKRIIEKYKGLTGDNRVFPVPSNSSCNEKLKKIGVQCGIKTRLTYHVARHSAATTILLSHGVPIETVSRILGHTNIKTTQIYARITNQKISRDMEALSHKLEGMEKNICEAI
- the tgt gene encoding tRNA guanosine(34) transglycosylase Tgt, which produces MKFRVTDSDQHSAARCGIVSTCHGEIETPIFMPVGTQGTVKSINQRDLADDVQAQIILGNTYHLFLRPGLDILEGAGGLHRFIGWKRPILTDSGGFQVFSLSDIRKLKEDGAEFRSHIDGAKHFFTPERVVDIQRSIGADIMMAFDECTPYPCDFQYAKSSMERTLRWLDRGLKRFGETDPVYDYQQAFFPIVQGSVYPELRRISAERTAETDCPGNAIGGLAVGEPADQMYEMIHLVNQILPEHKPRYLMGVGTPVNILESISLGVDMFDCVMPTRNGRNGSIFTREGQINIKNEKWKKDYSPIEEGGASFVDEMFSKAYLRHLIISKEILGAQISSLHNVAFYLWLTREARKQIKEGNFAGWKIEMVEKLSRKL
- a CDS encoding plasmid recombination protein, with translation MGFVVLHIQKPKGNDARTTAHIERTVQPGNADPERKDLNKEFITFPDGVENRTQAIQHRIENAGITRKIRENQVRALQVMLSGTPEDMQRIQNEGKIDDWCQSNIDWLQDTFGKENVVSAVLHMDEKTPHIHATVVPIVSGERRKAKQEENNGKKKYRKKPKDTIRLCADDVMTRDNLERFQDTYAEKMQKYGLQRGIKGSDARHISTPQYYRELFAQNEDLKENIEYLQEEKQEVYEKVRDMYDRKDEAREKFLNMHEYTQRKKTEISDLETRIEQLKLDYEPYKAQDDINLLFDVFPHLSERLRIAQLCKGIGLTIDTIKLLFKGEAVSVTGKLHSPEHNHSFNVQDAKLQLFKESKDSDRLKLSINGQNIIDWFKEKYQEIRQVVRPHIKPAPPTPKKGRGI
- a CDS encoding DUF262 domain-containing protein, with protein sequence MNQKLQNKIEATDTSISKLLKDQKFTIDYFQREYRWQEKHIRLLIEDLSTTFLKSYKDGDKRSEVANYQNYYLGPVVFNINEDGKKSIIDGQQRITSITLLLIYLNHLQAECPQKINITHLIFSEKYGEKSFNMSDDSREECLTSLFEKGDYTLQDNDDETVINMLERYEDIVESFPEELTGEALPYFIDWFIDNVVIVEITAYSDENAYTIFETMNDRGLNLTPTEMLKGYILSKITNKKQRTEINDLWKDEIQKLHEYDENADQSFFQAWFRGKYANTIRPGKAGSENQDFELIGSRFHNWFKDNHKSIFNLSSSDDFYSFFKRYFPFYVKIFINMWKDQAHYNPKTPHLHYINHWGIAESLQDPLLMASINIDDNPSVINQKLDFVARFIETFTVRRSVNYRKFGQTAIKYSIFNIIRLIRDNDLDKLSHNLIKETERIDEQWDGVWYFGLHGMNRKFVKHLLSRVSSYLDNLVGKDTTYVTYHHPNGKQFEIEHIWADKFEEHTDEFEQKSEFNKWRNSAGALLLLPHGTNQSFNSDKYADKIEHYLKENTYAQTLHPNYYIKNPNFLKSDIIKDLDFKPHHDFKKDDIAERQRLLQRICEKLWSPEYYNESLIVSETK
- a CDS encoding YdcF family protein → MFFFLSKTIGLLTKPFSWLVILMILAVFLRKPKWKRICLITSLLVLLVFSNPWFLNFSLSKWEPKPIDIDQLDGIYDIGIVLGGFARYLPEYQKTQLNDAGDRIWQAIYLYKKGKIKKILISGGGIKDTKSEAEATRESLILFGIPDSVILFETASRNTFENLNNSAEIIRSVQPDARCLVITSAIHIPRAMGCAKKVGLPVDAFPAEHLTRHDKRIWAEWITPRPEILKDWDRLINEWVGILAYKIRGYL